Proteins from a genomic interval of Geodermatophilus obscurus DSM 43160:
- the zwf gene encoding glucose-6-phosphate dehydrogenase has translation MISNPLRDPRDRRLPRVPEPCALVVFGITGDLARKKLLPAVYDLANRGLLPTNFALLGFARRDWGDEDFAELARDAARKAARTPWREEVWERLAASVRFVQGSFDDDNAFDQLAATLGELEGSHGIGGNAAFYLSIPPTMFPVVLKQMQRTGMADSTPGRWRRVVVEKPFGTDLASSRELNELVDSVFTAEDVFRIDHYLGKETVQNLMALRFANELFEPVWNGHHVDSVQITMAEDVGIGGRAQFYEQTGAARDVLQNHLLQLLALTAMEEPVEFSAEEIRTEKLKVLRAISLPEDLATSAVRGQYEQGWLAGQRATGYRQEEGVDAHSTTETYAAVRLGVETRRWAGVPFYLRTGKRLPRRVTEIALVFKRAPHLPFADTDTEELGNNQLVIRVQPDEGMTLKFGSKVPGSVMEVRDVAMDFLYGEQFTEASPEAYERLLLDVLLGDATLFPRNAEVEASWAVIDPLEEFWEGTTPQAYRAGEWGPRAADEMLAAEGRRWRRP, from the coding sequence ATGATCTCCAACCCGCTGCGCGATCCGCGGGACCGGCGGCTGCCCCGCGTACCCGAGCCCTGCGCCCTGGTCGTCTTCGGCATCACCGGGGACCTGGCCCGCAAGAAGCTGCTGCCGGCCGTCTACGACCTGGCCAACCGCGGGCTGCTGCCCACCAACTTCGCCCTCCTGGGCTTCGCCCGCCGCGACTGGGGCGACGAGGACTTCGCCGAGCTGGCGCGCGACGCCGCCCGCAAGGCCGCCCGCACCCCGTGGCGCGAGGAGGTCTGGGAGCGGCTGGCCGCCAGCGTCCGGTTCGTGCAGGGCTCCTTCGACGACGACAACGCCTTCGACCAGCTGGCCGCCACCCTCGGCGAGCTCGAGGGCAGCCACGGCATCGGCGGCAACGCCGCGTTCTACCTCTCCATCCCGCCGACGATGTTCCCGGTCGTGCTCAAGCAGATGCAACGCACCGGCATGGCCGACAGCACCCCCGGACGGTGGCGCCGGGTCGTGGTGGAGAAGCCGTTCGGCACCGACCTGGCCTCCAGCCGGGAGCTGAACGAACTCGTCGACTCCGTGTTCACCGCCGAGGACGTCTTCCGCATCGACCACTACCTGGGCAAGGAGACCGTCCAGAACCTGATGGCGCTGCGGTTCGCCAACGAGCTGTTCGAGCCGGTCTGGAACGGCCACCACGTCGACTCGGTGCAGATCACCATGGCCGAGGACGTCGGGATCGGCGGGCGGGCGCAGTTCTACGAGCAGACCGGCGCCGCCCGCGACGTGCTGCAGAACCACCTGCTGCAGCTGCTGGCGCTCACCGCGATGGAGGAGCCGGTCGAGTTCTCCGCCGAGGAGATCCGCACCGAGAAGCTCAAGGTGCTGCGCGCGATCTCGCTGCCGGAGGACCTCGCCACCTCTGCCGTCCGCGGCCAGTACGAGCAGGGCTGGCTGGCCGGCCAGCGGGCCACCGGCTACCGGCAGGAGGAGGGCGTCGACGCGCACTCCACCACCGAGACCTACGCCGCCGTCCGGCTGGGCGTGGAGACCCGCCGCTGGGCCGGCGTGCCGTTCTACCTGCGCACCGGCAAGCGGCTGCCACGGCGGGTCACCGAGATCGCGCTGGTGTTCAAGCGCGCGCCGCACCTGCCCTTCGCCGACACCGACACCGAGGAGCTGGGCAACAACCAGCTGGTCATCCGCGTGCAGCCTGACGAGGGGATGACCCTGAAGTTCGGGTCGAAGGTGCCCGGCAGCGTGATGGAGGTCCGCGACGTCGCGATGGACTTCCTCTACGGCGAGCAGTTCACCGAGGCCAGCCCCGAGGCCTACGAGCGGCTGCTGCTCGACGTCCTGCTCGGCGACGCCACGCTCTTCCCGCGCAACGCCGAGGTCGAGGCCTCCTGGGCGGTGATCGACCCGCTCGAGGAGTTCTGGGAGGGCACGACGCCGCAGGCCTACCGGGCCGGCGAGTGGGGGCCGCGGGCGGCCGACGAGATGCTGGCCGCCGAGGGCCGCCGGTGGCGGCGTCCGTGA
- a CDS encoding heme o synthase, giving the protein MTTLSERPAVQGRRLPATIRAYVALTKPRIIELLLITTLPAMMLAVGGLPSWELLLATMAGGTLAAAAANVFNCWYDRDIDRLMHRTERRPLATGEITPRAALVFGLVLTVLSVALLYVTTTPLAAVLALGAIAYYAVVYTMVLKRHTRHSTLFGGVPGAAPVLIGWAAVTGTLAWPAVVFFGVVFCWQLPHFWALAMRFRADYARADVPMLPVVASPLSVGRQTVVWSWLTVAVSLLLWPVADGYGIGWVYTGAAAALGLWFVVEAHRLLRRIRSGAETKPMQLFHVSISYMALLSVAIIVDVLV; this is encoded by the coding sequence GTGACGACCCTCTCCGAACGCCCGGCCGTCCAGGGCCGGCGCCTTCCGGCCACGATCCGCGCCTACGTCGCGCTGACCAAGCCGCGGATCATCGAGCTGCTGCTCATCACGACCCTGCCGGCGATGATGCTCGCCGTCGGCGGGCTGCCCTCCTGGGAGCTGCTGCTGGCCACCATGGCCGGCGGCACCCTCGCCGCCGCCGCGGCCAACGTCTTCAACTGCTGGTACGACCGCGACATCGACCGGCTCATGCACCGGACCGAGCGCCGGCCGCTGGCCACGGGCGAGATCACGCCGCGCGCGGCGCTGGTGTTCGGCCTGGTGCTCACGGTGCTGTCGGTCGCGCTGCTGTACGTCACGACGACACCGCTGGCCGCCGTCCTGGCCCTGGGCGCGATCGCCTACTACGCCGTGGTCTACACGATGGTGCTCAAGCGGCACACCCGGCACTCGACGCTGTTCGGCGGGGTGCCCGGGGCGGCGCCGGTGCTCATCGGCTGGGCCGCGGTCACCGGGACGCTGGCCTGGCCCGCGGTGGTCTTCTTCGGCGTCGTCTTCTGCTGGCAGCTGCCGCACTTCTGGGCGCTGGCGATGCGCTTCCGTGCCGACTACGCGCGGGCCGACGTGCCGATGCTGCCGGTGGTGGCCAGCCCCCTGTCGGTCGGCCGGCAGACCGTCGTCTGGTCCTGGCTGACCGTCGCGGTCTCGCTGCTGCTGTGGCCGGTGGCCGACGGCTACGGGATCGGCTGGGTCTACACCGGCGCCGCGGCCGCGCTGGGGCTCTGGTTCGTCGTCGAGGCGCACCGGCTGCTGCGGCGCATCCGCTCGGGTGCGGAGACCAAGCCGATGCAGCTGTTCCACGTCTCGATCTCGTACATGGCGCTGCTCTCGGTCGCGATCATCGTCGACGTCCTGGTCTGA
- a CDS encoding RNA polymerase-binding protein RbpA, which yields MSGGNAIRGTRVGAGPMGEAERGETAPRRRVPFWCAQGHETQVSFASDAEVPELWDCPRCGLPAGQDQAAPPPAPRTEPYKTHLAYVRERRSDADGDALLEEALAKLRARRGA from the coding sequence GTGTCTGGTGGTAACGCGATCCGGGGCACGCGGGTGGGCGCCGGGCCGATGGGGGAGGCCGAGCGCGGCGAGACCGCTCCCCGCCGGCGGGTGCCGTTCTGGTGCGCCCAGGGGCACGAGACGCAGGTGTCCTTCGCCTCGGACGCCGAGGTACCCGAGCTGTGGGACTGCCCGCGCTGCGGTCTGCCCGCCGGCCAGGACCAGGCGGCCCCGCCGCCCGCGCCGCGCACCGAGCCCTACAAGACCCACCTGGCCTACGTCCGCGAACGGCGCAGCGACGCCGACGGCGACGCCCTCCTCGAGGAGGCTCTGGCCAAGCTGCGGGCCCGCCGCGGCGCCTGA
- the pgl gene encoding 6-phosphogluconolactonase: MTLPPGDRVPARTAAAGSPTPDVVVEPDADRLARAVAAALVARLAAAQAVHGTASVVLTGGGIGTAVLERVADLVREPARERVDWTAVDVWWGDERWVPADDGDRNERGARQALLDPAGVPAERVHAVPASDAGFAEPEDAAAWYADQLAAAAPGGQPLPRIDLLLLGMGPEGHVASVFPGTPAVSDERAVFAVRDCPKPPPTRISLGFSAINAAEEVWLLVSGAAKAPAVARALTGGATPEELPAAGVHGRRATRWLLDAEAAGELAGQG, encoded by the coding sequence GTGACGCTGCCCCCCGGGGACCGCGTCCCCGCCCGGACGGCCGCGGCGGGCTCCCCCACGCCGGACGTCGTCGTCGAGCCCGATGCCGACCGGCTGGCCCGCGCCGTCGCCGCGGCGCTGGTCGCCCGGCTGGCCGCCGCGCAGGCCGTGCACGGGACGGCGTCGGTCGTCCTCACCGGCGGGGGCATCGGCACCGCCGTCCTCGAGCGGGTGGCCGACCTGGTGCGCGAGCCGGCGCGCGAGCGGGTGGACTGGACCGCGGTCGACGTCTGGTGGGGCGACGAGCGCTGGGTGCCCGCCGACGACGGCGACCGCAACGAGCGGGGCGCCCGGCAGGCGCTGCTGGACCCGGCCGGGGTCCCGGCGGAGCGCGTCCACGCCGTGCCGGCCTCGGACGCCGGCTTCGCCGAGCCCGAGGACGCCGCCGCCTGGTACGCCGACCAACTGGCCGCCGCGGCGCCGGGGGGGCAGCCGCTCCCCCGCATCGACCTGCTGCTGCTCGGCATGGGCCCCGAGGGGCACGTGGCGTCGGTCTTCCCCGGGACGCCTGCGGTCTCCGACGAGCGCGCCGTGTTCGCGGTGCGCGACTGCCCCAAGCCGCCGCCGACCCGGATCAGCCTCGGCTTCTCCGCGATCAACGCGGCCGAGGAGGTGTGGCTGCTGGTCTCCGGCGCGGCTAAGGCACCGGCCGTGGCGCGGGCGCTGACCGGTGGCGCGACACCCGAGGAGCTGCCCGCGGCCGGGGTGCACGGGCGCCGGGCGACCCGCTGGCTGCTGGACGCCGAGGCAGCCGGGGAGCTCGCCGGTCAGGGCTGA
- the secG gene encoding preprotein translocase subunit SecG, with translation MVELVLNVLLVLTSVLLVVLILLHRGKGGGLSSMFGGAVSSQLSGSSVVEKNLNRLTVFIGLIWTVCIVGLGILLKV, from the coding sequence ATGGTCGAGCTGGTCCTCAACGTGCTGCTGGTGCTCACCAGCGTGCTCCTCGTGGTGCTGATCCTGCTGCACCGCGGCAAGGGCGGGGGCCTGTCCTCGATGTTCGGCGGCGCGGTCTCCTCGCAGCTGTCCGGCTCCTCGGTCGTCGAGAAGAACCTCAACCGGCTCACCGTGTTCATCGGGCTGATCTGGACGGTCTGCATCGTCGGCCTGGGCATCCTGCTCAAGGTCTGA
- the tkt gene encoding transketolase: MTTDDATRSTEAEAPAEAATDAPTGDPRQPHPTLPDGFGELDRRAIDTARVLAMDAVQKVGNGHPGTAMSMAPTAYLLFHKWLRHDPSDPNWTARDRFVLSMGHSSLTLYVQLYLSGYGLELADLQALRTWGSKTPGHPEVNHTPGVETTTGPLGQGVGNAVGMAMAARRERGMLDPDAPEGESLFDHTVWCFASDGDMEEGVSGEASSLAGTQQLGNLVLVYDDNRISIEDDTNVAFTEDVGKRYEAYGWHVQHVDDGEDLAAVDRAFAAAKAETGRPSLVVLRTIIAWPAPNKQNTGASHGSALGEDEVRATKEILGFDPEQTFPVDDEVLAHARSVVEKGREERAAWDERFAAWQRENADAAALLERMRTRTLPEGFGRDLPGWDADPKGVATRKASGEVLAALYPVLPELWGGSADLAESNNTAVKGEPSFLPADRQTKMWSGGPYGRTLHFGVREHGMGAIMNGIALHGGTRVYGGTFLTFSDYMRGAVRLAALMQLPVTYVWTHDSIGLGEDGPTHQPIEHFAALRAIPGLDVVRPADANEVAVAWRTVLENNDRPAGLLLSRQNLPVYDRSEFGSAEGVARGAYVLAEASNGTPEVILLGTGSEVQIAVAARERLEADGVPTRVVSVPCVEWFADQDQAYKDEVLPPTVRARVSVEAGVPMGWREFVGDAGRIVGLTHYGASAAYSVLYEQFGLTDEAVVAAARESIEAARSGHAVPAGPVAATGGLPHPTGDQ, from the coding sequence ATGACCACCGACGACGCGACGAGGAGCACCGAGGCCGAGGCCCCGGCCGAGGCCGCCACCGACGCACCGACCGGCGACCCGCGCCAGCCGCACCCGACCCTGCCCGACGGCTTCGGGGAGCTCGACCGCCGCGCCATCGACACCGCGCGGGTGCTGGCGATGGACGCCGTCCAGAAGGTGGGGAACGGCCACCCGGGGACGGCGATGAGCATGGCCCCGACCGCCTACCTGTTGTTCCACAAGTGGCTGCGGCACGACCCCAGCGACCCGAACTGGACCGCCCGGGACCGGTTCGTCCTGTCCATGGGCCACTCGAGCCTGACCCTCTACGTCCAGCTCTACCTCTCCGGCTACGGCCTGGAGCTGGCGGACCTGCAGGCGCTGCGCACCTGGGGCTCGAAGACCCCGGGCCACCCCGAGGTCAACCACACCCCGGGCGTGGAGACGACGACCGGGCCGCTGGGCCAGGGCGTCGGCAACGCCGTCGGGATGGCGATGGCCGCCCGCCGCGAGCGGGGCATGCTCGACCCCGACGCCCCCGAGGGCGAGAGCCTGTTCGACCACACCGTCTGGTGCTTCGCCTCCGACGGCGACATGGAGGAGGGTGTCAGCGGCGAGGCGTCGTCGCTGGCCGGCACCCAGCAGCTGGGCAACCTGGTGCTCGTCTACGACGACAACCGGATCTCCATCGAGGACGACACGAACGTCGCGTTCACCGAGGACGTCGGCAAGCGGTACGAGGCCTACGGCTGGCACGTGCAGCACGTCGACGACGGCGAGGACCTCGCCGCGGTCGACCGGGCCTTCGCCGCGGCCAAGGCCGAGACCGGCCGGCCCTCGCTCGTCGTGCTGCGCACGATCATCGCCTGGCCGGCACCGAACAAGCAGAACACCGGCGCCTCGCACGGCTCCGCGCTCGGCGAGGACGAGGTGCGGGCCACCAAGGAGATCCTCGGCTTCGACCCCGAGCAGACCTTCCCGGTGGACGACGAGGTGCTGGCGCACGCCCGCTCCGTCGTCGAGAAGGGCCGCGAGGAGCGCGCCGCGTGGGACGAGCGGTTCGCGGCCTGGCAGCGCGAGAACGCCGACGCCGCCGCGCTGCTCGAGCGGATGCGCACCCGCACGCTGCCCGAGGGCTTCGGCAGGGACCTCCCGGGCTGGGACGCCGATCCCAAGGGCGTGGCCACCCGCAAGGCCTCCGGGGAGGTGCTCGCGGCGCTCTACCCGGTGCTGCCCGAGCTGTGGGGCGGGTCGGCCGACCTGGCGGAGAGCAACAACACCGCGGTCAAGGGCGAACCGTCGTTCCTGCCCGCCGACCGCCAGACGAAGATGTGGTCGGGCGGGCCGTACGGACGCACGCTGCACTTCGGCGTCCGGGAGCACGGGATGGGCGCGATCATGAACGGGATCGCCCTGCACGGCGGCACCCGCGTCTACGGCGGCACCTTCCTCACCTTCTCCGACTACATGCGCGGCGCGGTGCGGCTGGCCGCGCTCATGCAGCTGCCGGTCACCTACGTCTGGACGCACGACTCCATCGGCCTGGGCGAGGACGGCCCGACGCACCAGCCGATCGAGCACTTCGCGGCGCTGCGGGCGATCCCGGGGCTGGACGTCGTCCGCCCGGCCGACGCCAACGAGGTGGCCGTCGCCTGGCGGACGGTCCTGGAGAACAACGACCGCCCGGCCGGCCTGCTGCTGTCCCGGCAGAACCTGCCGGTCTACGACCGGTCGGAGTTCGGCTCCGCAGAGGGCGTGGCCCGCGGGGCGTACGTGCTGGCCGAGGCCTCCAACGGCACCCCCGAGGTGATCCTGCTCGGCACCGGCTCCGAGGTGCAGATCGCCGTCGCCGCCCGGGAGCGCCTGGAGGCCGACGGCGTGCCGACCCGGGTGGTCTCGGTCCCCTGCGTCGAGTGGTTCGCCGACCAGGACCAGGCCTACAAGGACGAGGTGCTGCCGCCCACCGTCCGCGCCCGGGTCAGCGTCGAGGCCGGCGTGCCCATGGGGTGGCGCGAGTTCGTCGGCGACGCCGGCCGGATCGTCGGCCTCACCCACTACGGGGCGAGCGCCGCCTACTCCGTCCTCTACGAGCAGTTCGGTCTCACCGACGAGGCCGTGGTGGCCGCCGCCCGCGAGAGCATCGAGGCGGCTCGGTCGGGCCACGCCGTGCCGGCCGGACCCGTCGCCGCCACCGGCGGCCTGCCGCACCCCACCGGCGACCAGTAA
- a CDS encoding glucose-6-phosphate dehydrogenase assembly protein OpcA — MTTLWDTTGSAVVKELAAQRRTGGAVLSGVALTLVVVADENRVAEAEEAATAAAEQHPCRLLIVVRRQIEAPSPRLDAEVLIGGRLGPGEAVVMRMYGRLALHAESVVLPLLAADAPVVTWWHGTPPEQLSTDALAVIADRRITDSSLAQDQLAALRARAEDYAPGDTDLAWTRSTPWRATLTSTVDSVSGRRGDAVQVLGGRVEGDPGNATALLLAGWLSARCGREIPVVSGERRAGPSGVSAVVLELDQDEQVRVAADRRGGAVIHQPYRPEATVALPDRQLGDLVGEELRRLDPDEPFAEALESTTGVPDLAYRSAVREYVWFDPAEENAGSGGETLPAVPPDSEGTDEVAQQGVDDADQGARDAGQAVP, encoded by the coding sequence ATGACGACCCTGTGGGACACCACCGGCTCCGCCGTGGTCAAGGAGCTCGCCGCGCAGCGCCGCACCGGCGGCGCGGTGCTCTCCGGCGTCGCGCTGACCCTGGTGGTCGTGGCCGACGAGAACCGGGTGGCCGAGGCCGAGGAGGCCGCGACGGCCGCCGCCGAGCAGCACCCCTGCCGGCTGCTGATCGTCGTCCGCCGGCAGATCGAGGCGCCGTCGCCGCGGCTGGACGCCGAGGTGCTGATCGGCGGGCGGCTGGGCCCCGGCGAGGCCGTGGTCATGCGCATGTACGGCCGGCTGGCGCTGCACGCCGAGTCGGTGGTGCTGCCGCTGCTGGCCGCCGACGCCCCCGTGGTGACCTGGTGGCACGGCACGCCGCCGGAGCAGCTGTCCACCGACGCGCTGGCGGTGATCGCCGACCGGCGGATCACCGACAGCTCGCTGGCCCAGGACCAGCTGGCCGCGCTGCGCGCCCGTGCCGAGGACTACGCGCCGGGTGACACCGACCTGGCCTGGACCCGCAGCACCCCGTGGCGCGCCACGCTGACCTCGACGGTGGACTCGGTGTCCGGGCGCCGCGGCGACGCCGTCCAGGTGCTGGGCGGCCGGGTCGAGGGGGATCCGGGGAACGCCACCGCGCTGCTGCTGGCCGGCTGGCTGAGCGCGCGCTGCGGGCGCGAGATCCCGGTGGTGTCCGGCGAGCGGCGGGCCGGGCCCAGCGGGGTCTCGGCAGTGGTGCTGGAGCTGGACCAGGACGAGCAGGTCCGGGTGGCGGCCGACCGGCGCGGCGGGGCGGTCATCCACCAGCCCTACCGGCCGGAGGCGACGGTTGCCCTGCCCGACCGGCAGCTCGGCGACCTGGTCGGCGAGGAGCTGCGTCGCCTCGACCCCGACGAGCCCTTCGCGGAAGCGCTGGAGAGCACCACCGGCGTGCCGGACCTGGCATACCGCTCCGCCGTGCGCGAGTACGTGTGGTTCGACCCGGCCGAGGAGAACGCCGGCAGCGGCGGGGAGACGCTCCCTGCCGTCCCGCCGGACTCGGAGGGCACGGACGAGGTCGCCCAGCAGGGCGTGGACGACGCCGACCAGGGCGCCCGCGACGCCGGGCAGGCCGTTCCGTGA
- a CDS encoding COX15/CtaA family protein, with translation MPVSPAVVSRLALANAVANGAIVVTGGAVRLTGSGLGCPTWPRCTSESFVATPELAGHGVIEFGNRLLTFVLAAVAIATVVAVWRSERRDLRPLAVLTFLGIPAQALLGGVTVLTGLNPWTVAAHFLVSIVLIALATVLWLRSREPGVGRPLLRRPLALLVTGAAAVTAVVLVLGTLVTGSGPHSGDVDADDVPTGDRMGFDVELVSQLHADAVFLLVGLTVALLVSLYATDAPGRVKRAARDLLVVQLAQGVVGYVQYFTDLPVALVLLHMLGAVLVTAFTARLVWSVRGPASELPLHSPLVPASAAR, from the coding sequence GTGCCGGTCTCCCCCGCCGTCGTCTCGCGGCTCGCCCTGGCCAACGCCGTCGCCAACGGCGCCATCGTCGTCACCGGCGGCGCCGTCCGGCTCACCGGCTCGGGCCTGGGCTGCCCGACCTGGCCGCGGTGCACGAGCGAGAGCTTCGTCGCCACGCCCGAGCTCGCCGGCCACGGCGTCATCGAGTTCGGCAACCGGCTGCTCACCTTCGTGCTCGCCGCGGTCGCCATCGCCACCGTCGTGGCGGTGTGGCGGTCCGAGCGCCGCGACCTGCGCCCGCTCGCCGTCCTGACCTTCCTCGGCATCCCCGCGCAGGCGCTGCTCGGCGGGGTCACCGTGCTCACCGGCCTGAACCCGTGGACGGTCGCGGCGCACTTCCTCGTCTCGATCGTGCTGATCGCGCTCGCCACCGTGCTGTGGCTGCGCTCCCGCGAGCCCGGGGTGGGCCGGCCGCTGCTGCGCCGTCCGCTGGCACTGCTGGTGACCGGCGCCGCCGCCGTCACCGCCGTCGTCCTGGTGCTCGGCACGCTGGTGACCGGCAGCGGGCCGCACAGCGGCGACGTCGACGCCGACGACGTCCCGACCGGCGACCGGATGGGCTTCGACGTCGAGCTGGTCAGCCAGCTGCACGCCGACGCGGTGTTCCTGCTGGTCGGGCTGACCGTCGCGCTGCTCGTGTCGCTGTACGCCACCGACGCCCCCGGCCGCGTGAAGCGGGCGGCGCGCGACCTGCTCGTGGTCCAGCTGGCGCAGGGCGTCGTCGGCTACGTGCAGTACTTCACCGACCTGCCGGTCGCGCTGGTGCTGCTGCACATGCTCGGCGCGGTGCTGGTGACGGCGTTCACCGCGCGCCTGGTCTGGTCGGTCCGCGGGCCGGCGTCCGAGCTGCCGCTGCACTCTCCGCTGGTCCCGGCCTCCGCCGCGCGCTGA
- the tal gene encoding transaldolase has protein sequence MAQNEKLAELSSAGVAVWLDDLSRDRIRSGNLQSLVDEYSVVGVTTNPTIFAAAISGSESYDDQLHALAVRSVSVEEALRTITAADVRDACDLLAPVAERQPGDGRVSLEVAPGLAHDTDATAAEAAHLWWLVDRKNLYIKIPATEAGLPAITTSISRGISVNVTLIFSLERYRAVMDAYLSGLEQRLAEDADADLSGIASVASFFVSRVDTEIDKRLEKAGADHLKGKAALANAQLAYQAYEEVFSSDRWKALEAKGARPQRPLWASTGVKNPEYPDTLYVSELVAPGTVNTMPEKTMKAYADHGEPGTPVQQTYEDAASVLKAVAEAGVDLDDVFRVIEDEGVQKFVDSWDELTESVRSELQDKK, from the coding sequence ATGGCACAGAACGAGAAGCTGGCCGAGCTGTCGTCGGCCGGGGTCGCCGTCTGGCTCGACGACCTCTCCCGCGACCGCATCCGCAGCGGGAACCTGCAGTCGCTGGTCGACGAGTACAGCGTCGTCGGCGTCACCACCAACCCGACCATCTTCGCCGCGGCGATCAGCGGGTCGGAGTCCTACGACGACCAGCTGCACGCCCTCGCGGTGCGGTCGGTCAGCGTCGAGGAGGCGCTGCGCACCATCACCGCCGCCGACGTCCGCGACGCCTGCGACCTGCTCGCGCCGGTGGCGGAGCGGCAGCCCGGCGACGGCCGGGTGTCGCTGGAGGTCGCCCCCGGCCTGGCCCACGACACCGACGCGACGGCCGCCGAGGCCGCGCACCTGTGGTGGCTGGTCGACCGGAAGAACCTCTACATCAAGATCCCGGCCACCGAGGCCGGCCTGCCGGCGATCACGACGTCCATCTCCCGCGGCATCAGTGTGAACGTCACCCTCATCTTCAGCCTCGAGCGGTACCGGGCGGTCATGGACGCCTACCTGTCCGGGCTGGAGCAGCGGCTGGCCGAGGACGCCGACGCGGACCTGTCGGGCATCGCCTCGGTGGCGTCGTTCTTCGTGTCCCGCGTGGACACCGAGATCGACAAGCGGCTGGAGAAGGCGGGCGCCGACCACCTCAAGGGCAAGGCGGCGCTGGCCAACGCCCAGCTGGCCTACCAGGCCTACGAGGAGGTCTTCTCCTCCGACCGCTGGAAGGCGCTGGAGGCAAAGGGCGCCCGGCCGCAGCGGCCGCTGTGGGCGTCGACGGGCGTGAAGAACCCCGAGTACCCCGACACCCTCTACGTCAGCGAGCTCGTCGCCCCCGGCACGGTCAACACCATGCCGGAGAAGACGATGAAGGCCTACGCCGACCACGGCGAGCCCGGCACCCCGGTCCAGCAGACCTACGAGGACGCCGCCTCGGTCCTGAAGGCCGTGGCCGAGGCCGGCGTCGACCTCGACGACGTCTTCCGGGTGATCGAGGACGAGGGCGTGCAGAAGTTCGTCGACTCGTGGGACGAGCTGACCGAGTCGGTGCGCAGCGAGCTCCAGGACAAGAAGTGA